The Setaria viridis chromosome 6, Setaria_viridis_v4.0, whole genome shotgun sequence genome includes the window CGATCCTGCTGCGGGCCTCGGGCTGGAGCTGGGTGCGCCAGTCGcctccggcgggggcggcggcgttaGGGTCGACGccaccggcggcagcgacggccgCAGGATCGGCACCCTGCGTGGGGCGCCAGTTGGCGGCGCCGTCCATGGCTtgcgacccggccgccgcctctctTGCTTGAAATTTGACTGCTGGATGGATTGGATCGATCCGCTGGGCGACCAAGGATCACCTCCCCTCCGGTTGCTCAGacaagcagcagccagcaggcagGAGGAGGAATCGAGGATTCCACCCTGCTTGCGTGCGAAGAAATTGAGGAAAGCCAACACgcgagacggcgaggaagatgaCCGTCGGCCTCCGCTTCTCCTCTTCTGTCTGTCTTGTTTCTCTTAAAAGAAGTCTGGTATTTGGCCCATTACGTTCCATGGGCGGGCTTTGGCCCTTCACTCTCTTAAAAAAGGCCCGTAACTTACTTGGTGGGCTAGAAGAAGAGAACCCATTCCATCAAGCAGAAGCAGTCGTCTGTCTGGCCCAACTCTATCGCCCCGTCCGCGTCGCCGTGTCTCGTcgcggaggaggaagcggagcGCCTGcacccgcgcggcggcggttggtAAGCCCCAGCTctgccccggccgccgtccCGTGCTTCTCCTCCGCCTCTCTAATGGTGATTCGGAGTTGCTCTTCTTTCTTCCGTGGACTGCTGATTTCCAgagcggcgtggaggaggcacTACCCCCTCTTCTTGGCTCTCAGgcctcccgtgccgccgccTTCCATCCCGCAGCCGCCCGTacgcttctcctcctcctcctcctcccggcgctccaCCAAGAGATCCGCCGCAAAGACGCCAATGGACTCctctgccgccggcgagcccttCTACGTCGTCCGCAAGGGGGACGTCATCGGTATCTACAAGACCCTCAGCGAATGCCAAGCTCAAGTCAGCAATTCGGTATCTACCTTCGACTTCCCTCCAGCTACTTCCTTTCCTTGCTGAATGCTAATGCTTgcttcttgctgctgctgctgctgctaggtTTGCGACCCTTCTGTCACTGTCTTCAAAGGCTACTCTCTGCTTAAAGACACCGAGGAATATCTCGCTGCGCGCGGGCTAAGGAACGCCCTCTACGCCATTGACGCAGCAGATGTACGAGATGAATTGTTCGACGATCTAGTGCCCTGCCCTTTCCAGGTAACGCAAACAACCGGCTGCTTCAGACAGTGCCACTCTCTGTGAAGAATTCTACAATGCTACTGTCCATCAATTTTGCTTGCTAACATGTAATTAGGCTTTCATCCTTAGTCTTTTACTAGCTGGACCAGATTCCTATCACTTATTTCTAGGCAGGGTATTCAATTTTACTACTTGACTTTGCATCTGCCCGTAACATTCCCATTTTCGTAGAGTGTTGATTGTTCAACTTAACTTATTGTGATTTCAGCAACCTGATGGGACTGCATCCTCAACTTTGAAAAGGTCACACGAGATTGTGAGTAGCATTATCTTTGTCACAATAAGTGTGAATAATTTATCCATTCAGAAGTCACCTCTCTTTGTCTTATTTACTCACACCAAAAATCATTTTCTCAAGGAAACTGGACCATCGAAGAAGCATCCCAAAGTTGATGAGCAGGAACAATTACCTGATAGTCATGTGAGTATGAATAGTGCAATGTGCGCTCCGCGCATTGTTTCTTGGTTCGTTTCTGTAGTTATGGTATCATACTAGCATGTATATCTGCAACTTATCTTTGCTGTTATGATACATGAACTTTCCTCATTAGAAGGTTTGACCCTTCTTTGCAGCTCTCTTGTATTCTTGAATTTGATGGTGCTTCAAAGGGGAATCCTGGGAAAGCAGGTGCTGGTGCAATAATAAAGCGGTTAGATGGTTCTGTGGTATGTCGTGCAACTGGTAGCTAGGCTGTAGTGTTCTATTGATATTCAATTACCATGCCTAGCTGGTTACCGTGTTATGGTTTTTACTGAAGATTGCTCAACTACGTGAGGGTCTGGGTATTGCAACCAACAACGCTGCTGAATATCGTGCACTGATCCTAGGGCTGAAATATGCGGCCAAGAAAGGATTCAAGTATATTCGTGCTCAAGGCGATTCTAAGCTTGTCTGTAACCAGGTGAGTGGTGATAGCCTTGCTATTTCTTAGCTTGATGTTCTACTATGAACTATCAATAGGCATTTAGTGTTGTGCAACAAGTTTGTACTGACTCTCAAATTTCTCTAAAGTGTTAAATTTGTGGAGGAATGGAAAATTCAAACTGGGTCCTTTTCAGGCTTCATTTCTTACCTCGAATGTGATTTGGCCATACAGTTTTCTTCTGTCTTCTTTTATGATATGGTTCTTTTTAATCCAACACGCCAAAGTACATGTTCTTCTGTTCAAGCAGCCCTTGTTCAAATCTGGTCTCGTTAAATTAAAGCCAGCTCAATGCAAACAAAACCTTTTGAAACCTAGTTTTTAGAGCTCTCAGGAGAGCTTCTTGGCAGCTGGAAACTGTAGTAATGATCATCTTTTTCTTGACAAAAGTAACACATTGGGCTTTCTGGATCAGGTCCAAGATCTCTGGCGTGCTAGGAATGATAATATGGTTGGCTTGTGCAAGAAAGTTAAGGAGCTAAAAGGGACATTTCAGTTATTTCAAATCAGGCATGTTTTGAGGGTAGGTATCAGATTTTTCCTCTGTCTTCTGACCATGTTCAATTTTCTATTAGACCAGCCAGCTTTGTGGTTTGGCATTTGCATGCACTGCACGTGACAAGCGACACAAAATCACTGCATGATTTCTTCAGATTGTTTCAGTGAAGTCTTAACATATTTATTGCAGCAATTTCCTCTATCTGTCTAACATGTAACCATCTTTTAGAATTAAAATCTGAACATTTAGATTGGCATCTCTATGTTTGATAAGGCCTAACTTTTATTTAATAGTCAGCAGTGGTGCTTTTCAGCAGCCATCTGGAAAGCTCTTCAGTAAAGCATAACTTGCTGCTAGAACCCCCTTTAACTGGATTAAATGTTGGTCCAACAGCCCCTCCCTCTCAGAAAAGGACGGGGGCTGGCAGCTAAAATGGTGGTACCCGTGTCATTCATGCTGCCTTGTTTCTTACGCAGGAATTCAACTCAGCTGCTGATGCTCAAGCTAACTTTGCAGTTGAACTTCCTGGTATGAGTTGATGTGTACCCTTGCGAATTGTTAGCTACTATGCCATTTGTATCAGACCTGATTTCTTGTCTCTACAGTTGGTGAAGTTCAAGAGCAATCAAACTTTTCATGCTAGCATTTTTGCTATGCTCCGGTGTGGTTTGTGCATTGCTCAGGTGCTAAGACTGAAGCTACGTTacatttcttcagtttccaTTGACAAAACAATGAGACAACACAGCAGTTATTGTGAATTTGATATATCATGAGTTGAGATATTTTTGAGTACATTCCTAGGAAATCTAATTCTCTCAACTCTTGTGTAGTGCAATAGTTGAACTGTCAAGGACCAGTGTTTGCTAATGTGCAATGTTTGTATTCGAAATAGTGTTACTAGCAGAATGAAGAGGTAGACCAGAAGTGTCTGTTACTCCTTTCTGTTTGTTGGTTGGTTACTTGTTTCGCGGAGGTGATACTGTGTACGTGGTCCTTCAAATCTGAAGCCTAAATAAAACACAGAGCGTTTACGTGTGAGGAAACAAAAACTATCTATCAAGCTACCTTTTCCACTTAACAATGAACAACTCTCAAGTACTAGTGGCTTGAGAGTCTTTATGCAACAAGGAAGCCATCAGTAACgaaaattaaatatttttcACAAAAAGAAATGTCAGATGGACCATAAATGTAATAAGCATGGTTGCTTTTGATATGCGTGAAGTTTACTTGCCCTTAATGTTATCCACATGTACATGCAAGTGAATAAAATCATGAATTGGGTAATGTTGCCCAATCTCTTATGCCACAAGAAAGCCTTCAGCTCATTATGTGTATTACATttattgaataaatgtgttcaGCATGAAAGAGGAGTTTTGAAAAATATCAAGGTTGAAACGGTATAAACCATCAATCGAAGTACCAGAACTATAACTATACTTAATTCTTATATAAGAGACCACAATGTCTATATCCACAGACTTAAAACTTAGTACATCCAACTTTTTCATAGACATAAGATTTCTAGAACATTCAAAAACATAAAGACACCCTTTTAGCTCTAAAAGCACA containing:
- the LOC117859625 gene encoding uncharacterized protein isoform X1 — protein: MVIRSCSSFFRGLLISRAAWRRHYPLFLALRPPVPPPSIPQPPVRFSSSSSSRRSTKRSAAKTPMDSSAAGEPFYVVRKGDVIGIYKTLSECQAQVSNSVCDPSVTVFKGYSLLKDTEEYLAARGLRNALYAIDAADVRDELFDDLVPCPFQQPDGTASSTLKRSHEIETGPSKKHPKVDEQEQLPDSHLSCILEFDGASKGNPGKAGAGAIIKRLDGSVIAQLREGLGIATNNAAEYRALILGLKYAAKKGFKYIRAQGDSKLVCNQVQDLWRARNDNMVGLCKKVKELKGTFQLFQIRHVLREFNSAADAQANFAVELPVGEVQEQSNFSC
- the LOC117859625 gene encoding uncharacterized protein isoform X2; this translates as MDSSAAGEPFYVVRKGDVIGIYKTLSECQAQVSNSVCDPSVTVFKGYSLLKDTEEYLAARGLRNALYAIDAADVRDELFDDLVPCPFQQPDGTASSTLKRSHEIETGPSKKHPKVDEQEQLPDSHLSCILEFDGASKGNPGKAGAGAIIKRLDGSVIAQLREGLGIATNNAAEYRALILGLKYAAKKGFKYIRAQGDSKLVCNQVQDLWRARNDNMVGLCKKVKELKGTFQLFQIRHVLREFNSAADAQANFAVELPVGEVQEQSNFSC